The Arachis hypogaea cultivar Tifrunner chromosome 16, arahy.Tifrunner.gnm2.J5K5, whole genome shotgun sequence genome contains a region encoding:
- the LOC112697474 gene encoding uncharacterized protein isoform X2: MVKPQSIPDEFASSTSTPESSENISEKRKKKRKEALKMSFMRGNLLSKTRKLVKGMAKAEPLWLKAMEEISAFDHPPSRIYALRVLELKEQGINEEQAMAVADMEYLAEKKEKKKAYARLKQIARLQGKKPPPNPYPSAIKEIQAEERKYVRDRFHNPKIREILEQQKAEANQRFGDSGW; encoded by the exons ATGGTAAAACCTCAAAGTATTCCTGACGAGTttgcttcttcaacttcaacacCAGAGAGTTCAGAAAACATTtcagaaaagaggaagaagaagaggaaggaggCGCTAAAAATGTCGTTTATGAGAGGAAATTTGCTCTCTAAAACTAGAAAGCTCGTCAAGGGAATGGCCAAGGCCGAACCCCTCTGGCTCAAAGCCATGGAAGA GATATCTGCTTTTGATCATCCTCCATCACGTATATATGCCTTGAGGGTTCTTGAGTTGAAAGAGCAGGGCATAAATGAGGAACAAGCAATGGCTGTAGCTGAT ATGGAATATCTGgcagagaagaaggaaaagaagaaagcaTATGCTCGCTTGAAGCAAATTGCACGTCTTCAAGGAAAGAAACCTCCTCCAAACCCATATCCAAGTGCCATCAAGGAGATACAAGCCGAGGAGAGGAAATACGTTCGTGATCGTTTCCACAATCCCAAGATACGCGAAATTCTGGAGCAACAAAAAGCGGAGGCAAACCAGAGATTTGGAGATAGTGGTTGGTAA
- the LOC140180300 gene encoding uncharacterized protein: MDVVPGPGDQGRGAGAEGAASVASLRGRRRSPRQQTEQHTRTRPFGGTGGDSAIIMQELRHRIQNLERQLAEQERDGRTTDPSYTPSHESQERDSHRSRLRRASASRTEAESTCEESPIPRRRHDTIIYSRGRETHRTTRDHEDEEGRSEKTRQPVIMGATPFHRSILEVRLPKHFDKPTDMRYDGTQDPLEHLTAFEARMNLEGVGDEVRCRAFSVTLAGPAIRWFNGLPQGSIHGFSDISRAFLAQFTTRIAKAKHPINLLGVTQRQGESTKKYLDRFNDECLEIDGLTDSVASLCLTNGLLNENFRKHLTTKPVWTMHEIQTVAKEYINDEEVSRVVAANKRQSGYSQFRQQGNGERLKEHTREEAPSKTPRSFPRVGKFANYTPLTLPIMKVYQQIAEKGILPKARPLKDRTGGNKNFYCDYHKGYGHQTQDCFDLKDALEQAIREGKLAAFSHLIREPRRRYRDQDEEGKTRSAKRRQEPEDGDHGLTVVNVVTAKNTAAKSRSAHKKDAKVLAVSSLVRNSKKPPSISFGPEDQWFDDAPENPPMVITARVGTGLVKRILVDTGADSNIMFRNVFDALGLRDADLTTHQHGVIGLGDHFIKPNAVISLPISVGQTQGRRSAMAEFAILRDSTAYNIILGRKTINDVEAIINTKLLVMKFVTDDGSIGSIRGDLETAVACDNASLSLRKKSKEASGVFLADLDARVDDKPRPEPEGDLEKFMIGNTEEKFTFINKNLPHELKEPLVEMIRANRDLFAWTPADMPGIDPKITSHHLAVRSEARPVAQRRRKISTERAEEVARQTASLLEAGFIREVDYSTWLSNVVLVKKHNGKWRMCVDYSDLNKACPKDCFPLPNIDALVDAAAGYRYLSFMDAYSGYNQIPMHRPDEDNTAFITPGGTFCYKVMPFGLKNAGTTYQRLMNKIFHDLIGRTVEVYVDDILAKTMRPDDLLKDLANVFASLRQHGMRLNPLKYAFAMEAGKFLGFMITQRGVEANPEKCQAILQMKSPGCIKDVQRLAGRLTSLSRFLGASATKALPFFNLMKKGMAFEWTPACEEAFRRFKEILAAPPVLGSQRTGSRYTYTSP, encoded by the coding sequence ATGGACGTTGTGCCGGGTCCCGGAGACCAAGGCCGAGGAGCCGGAGCGGAAGGGGCGGCCTCTGTCGCCTCACTAAGAGGACGACGAAGGTCCCCCCGACAACAAACTGAACAGCACACAAGGACGCGACCCTTTGGAGGAACAGGCGGCGACAGCGCCATAATAATGCAAGAGCTACGTCACAGGATCCAGAACCTGGAACGACAACTGGCCGAACAGGAGCGCGACGGGCGAACCACCGATCCCAGTTACACACCATCCCATGAAAGCCAAGAGAGGGACTCCCACCGAAGCCGTCTACGACGCGCCTCCGCATCTCGAACGGAAGCGGAAAGCACGTGTGAAGAGTCCCCGATTCCAAGAAGACGACATGACACGATCATCTACTCCCGAGGTAGGGAAACGCACCGCACAACCCGAGATCACGAAGACGAGGAAGGGAGGTCCGAGAAGACACGACAACCCGTGATAATGGGCGCTACCCCATTCCACCGATCCATCCTAGAAGTCCGGTTGCCGAAGcacttcgacaaaccaacggacatgaggtatgatGGAACTCAGGATCCCCTAGAACACCTCACGGCCTTTGAAGCGAGGATGAACCTAGAGGGAGTCGGGGACGAGGTGAGGTGCCGAGCCTTCTCGGTAACCCTAGCGGGACCCGCGATCAGATGGTTCAACGGCCTACCGCAGGGCTCCATCCACGGGTTCTCGGACATCAGTCGTGCATTCCTGGCCCAATTTACAACACGAATAGCAAAGGCAAAACACCCGATCAACCTTCTGGGGGTAACCCAGAGACAGGGAGAGTCGACTAAAAAATACCTGGAtcggttcaacgacgaatgcttggaaaTTGATGGCCTAACCGATTCGGTGGCCAGCCTTTGCCTGACGAACGGCCTCCTCAACGAAAACTTTCGAAAACACCTTACCACGAAACCAGTTTGGACGATGCACGAGATCCAGACGGTAGCCAAAGAGTATATAaacgacgaggaagtcagccgagtcgtggctgccaataaacggcagtCCGGCTACAGCCAATTTCGGCAACAGGGTAACGGAGAAAGACTGAAGGAACACACCAGGGAGGAAGCGCCAAGCAAGACACCCAGGTCGTTCCCCCGGGTCGGAAAATTCGCCAACTACACCCCGCTCACTCTCCCCATCATGAAAGTTTATCAACAAATAGCCGAGAAGGGGATCCTGCCGAAGGCCCGACCACTCAAGGACCGTACGGGAGGAAACAAGAACTTCTATTGTGACTACCACAAGGGTTACGGTCACCAAACGCAGGACTGCTTTGACCTGAAGGATGCATTAGAACAAGCGATAAGGGAAGGCAAACTAGCAGCGTTCTCTCATCTTATCAGAGAGCCGAGGAGACGATATCGCGACCAAGATGAAGAAGGCAAAACCCGTTCGGCAAAGCGGCGACAAGAGCCGGAAGATGGAGACCACGGCCTCACTGTGGTAAACGTGGTGACAGCCAAAAACACCGCGGCAAAATCCCGATCAGCGCACAAGAAAGATGCAAAGGTTTTGGCGGTCTCCTCGTTGGTGCGAAACTCTAAAAAGCCTCCATCCATTTCTTTCGGTCCGGAAGATCAATGGTTCGACGACGCCCCGGAAAATCCTCCCATGGTCATTacggccagagtgggaaccggcctcgtcaaGCGCATCCTTGTCGACACAGGAGCtgactcaaacatcatgttccgcaacgtATTTGACGCACTGGGGCTAAGGGACGCCGACCTGACGACTCACCAACACGGGGTCATCGGAttgggcgaccacttcatcaaaccTAACGCAGTAATATCCCTGCCGATCTCAGTAGGACAAACTCAAGGTCGAAGGTCGGCGATGGCTGAGTTTGCGATCCTCCGAGATTCCACCGCCTACAATATCATCTTGGGAAGGAAGACGATAAATGACGTTGAAGCGATAATCAACACGAAGCTGCTAGTCATGAAGTTCGTTACCGATGATGGATCTATAGGGTCCATAAGAGGGGATCTCGAGACGGCGGTCGCCTGCGACAACGCCAGCCTCTCCCTAAGGAAGAAATCAAAAGAGGCGTCCGGTGTGTTCCTAGCTGACCTGGACGCCAGAGTAGATGACAAACCTAGACCGGAACCGGAAGGGGACCTGGAAAAATTCATGATCGGCAACACGGAGGAGAAATTCACGTTCATCAACAAGAACCTCCCACATGAGTTAAAGGAGCCATTGGTCGAAATGATAAGGGCTAATAGGGATTTGTTTGCCTGGACGcctgcagacatgccgggcatagacccaaaAATCACGTCACACCATCTGGCCGTCAGATCGGAAGCACGCCCGGTAGCACAACGGAGGAGGAAAATATCGACAGAGagggcagaggaggtggccaggcagacggccagcctcctagaagcaggTTTCATACGAGAAGTAGACTACTCGACGTGGCTCTCGAATGTAGTTCTAGTGAAAAAGCACAACGGCAAGTGGAGAATGTGTGTGGACTACTCTGACCTTAACAAGGCATGCCCTAAGGATTGTTTCCCCCTCCCTAACATAGACGCACTCGTCGACGCTGCGGCGGGCTACCGTTACCTaagcttcatggacgcctactccggtTACAACCAAATACCGATGCACCGTCCAGATGAAGACAatacggcgttcataacgccgggGGGAACCTTCTGCTACAAGGTGATGCCGTTCGGCCTGAAAAACGCAGGGACAacatatcagaggctgatgaacaagatattccACGACCTTATAGGCAGGACAGTGGAAGTCTATGTCGACGACATCCTCGCGAAAACGATGCGACCCGACGACCTCCTTAAGGATCTGGCAAATGTATTCGCGTCTCTCcggcaacacggcatgaggctgaATCCACTCAAATATGCCTTCGCAATGGAAGCTGGCAAGTTCCTAGGATTTATGATAACTCAGAGAGGGGTAGAAGCCAACCCGGAGAAGTGCCAAGCGAtactccagatgaagagcccAGGTTGTATCAAGGACGTCCAAAGGTTGGCGGGGCGGCTGACCTCATTATCCCGGTTTCTCGGGGCATCGGCGACAAAGGCCCTACCGTTCTTTAACCTCATGAAGAAAGGGATGGCGTTCGAGTGGACGCCCGCATGTGAGGAAGCCTTCCGGCGCTTCAAGGAAATCCTGGCGGCTCCACCTGTGCTCGGAAGCCAAAGGACGGGGAGCCGTTATACCTATACCTCGCCATAA
- the LOC112697474 gene encoding uncharacterized protein isoform X1 — protein sequence MKASKRIQSKRKGFMVKPQSIPDEFASSTSTPESSENISEKRKKKRKEALKMSFMRGNLLSKTRKLVKGMAKAEPLWLKAMEEAPPATFPRAEGKIQTITLPEDAYVKKFYNKYPDSKYHDPIKISAFDHPPSRIYALRVLELKEQGINEEQAMAVADMEYLAEKKEKKKAYARLKQIARLQGKKPPPNPYPSAIKEIQAEERKYVRDRFHNPKIREILEQQKAEANQRFGDSGW from the exons ATGAAAGCATCGAAAAGAATCCAATCTAAACGGAAGGGTTTTATGGTAAAACCTCAAAGTATTCCTGACGAGTttgcttcttcaacttcaacacCAGAGAGTTCAGAAAACATTtcagaaaagaggaagaagaagaggaaggaggCGCTAAAAATGTCGTTTATGAGAGGAAATTTGCTCTCTAAAACTAGAAAGCTCGTCAAGGGAATGGCCAAGGCCGAACCCCTCTGGCTCAAAGCCATGGAAGA AGCTCCACCAGCAACATTTCCTCGAGCAGAGGGGAAAATTCAAACCATTACTCTTCCTGAGGATGCCTACGTGAAGAAATTTTACAATAAATATCCGGATTCGAAATACCATGATCCAATCAA GATATCTGCTTTTGATCATCCTCCATCACGTATATATGCCTTGAGGGTTCTTGAGTTGAAAGAGCAGGGCATAAATGAGGAACAAGCAATGGCTGTAGCTGAT ATGGAATATCTGgcagagaagaaggaaaagaagaaagcaTATGCTCGCTTGAAGCAAATTGCACGTCTTCAAGGAAAGAAACCTCCTCCAAACCCATATCCAAGTGCCATCAAGGAGATACAAGCCGAGGAGAGGAAATACGTTCGTGATCGTTTCCACAATCCCAAGATACGCGAAATTCTGGAGCAACAAAAAGCGGAGGCAAACCAGAGATTTGGAGATAGTGGTTGGTAA